In a single window of the Salmo trutta chromosome 21, fSalTru1.1, whole genome shotgun sequence genome:
- the trim110 gene encoding E3 ubiquitin/ISG15 ligase TRIM25 isoform X1: protein MTSIVPFPFCVPVDKTVVMASLEEELTCSVCRDVFSQAQPLPCGHSFCPACVRDAWGHGEAGVRGRFTCAQCQEEQGVVACDCCPPVGDGDQSGNAAAVKTCLRCEVSLCAEHLKPHLERPAFKTHLLVEPLGDLSHRRCPAHEEMFRYYCADERVYVCADCLLEGGHAQHRVKGLRKVEEDLKVILQSLLQKADEKLNKGEQILQEHRNTDRTITDLSAADDSQVERMGIALQLQVERLVLALRESTRKERQQAVERLQNNCSRVREDLSQTQDIHHYLGSLLEETDPFLLIWAFQSDDSRLLADLNCPQFTPDSLSLDRKYIMEDIESKYREFITETLRCLTELKRELLTSPLTLDTNSAHPLLSVSDDLRSAMRVKQRLPCATHPDRFDHWAQVLTVQTFSSGTHYWELEAEGFWDIAVSYRSIGRKGKEGTAFGNNKMSWSLTQQHDRKLAAWHNRRKTRLSSRMSGNRVGVALDYGVGTITFSEVGPSNTLTHLHTFSTSFNQPVCLGFGLYKAELHSRISIVRV from the exons GTGCCTTTTCCTTTTTGTGTTCCTGTTGACAAAACGGTTGTCATGGCGTCCCTGGAGGAGGAGTTGACCTGTTCAGTGTGCCGCGACGTCTTCAGCCAGGCCCAGCCCTTGCCGTGCGGCCACAGCTTCTGCCCAGCATGTGTGCGAGACGCCTGGGGCCACGGGGAGGCGGGGGTCAGGGGTCGCTTCACCTGCGCACAATGTCAGGAGGAACAGGGGGTTGTGGCGTGTGACTGCTGCCCCCCTGTGGGGGACGGGGACCAATCTGGGAACGCTGCAGCGGTGAAGACCTGTCTGCGCTGTGAGGTGTCTCTGTGTGCCGAGCACCTGAAGCCCCACCTGGAGCGGCCTGCCTTCAAGACACACCTGCTAGTGGAACCTCTGGGAGACCTGTCCCACCGCAGGTGTCCTGCCCATGAGGAGATGTTCCGCTACTACTGTGCAGACGAGCGGGTGTACGTGTGTGCTGACTGTTTATTGGAGGGTGGCCACGCACAGCACCGGGTTAAAGGACTGAGGAAGGTGGAGGAGGACCTGAAG GTCATCCTCCAGAGCCTTCTCCAGAAAGCAGATGAGAAGCTGAATAAAGGTGAACAGATCCTCCAAGAGCACCGGAACACTGACCGCACTATAACA GACTTGTCTGCAGCAGATGACTCCCAGGTGGAGCGTATGGGTATAGCCCTGCAGCTGCAGGTGGAGAGGCTGGTGCTGGCCCTGAGGGAGAGCACCAGGAAGGAGAGGCAGCAGGCCGTGGAGCGCCTCCAGAACAACTGCAGCAGGGTTAGAGAGGACCTGAGCCAGACCCAGGACATCCACCACTACCTGGGCTCCTTGCTGGAGGAGACAGACCCCTTCCTGCTCATCTGG GCATTTCAATCTGATGACTCAAG GCTGCTTGCAGACCTTAACTGTCCCCAGTTCACCCCTGACTCCCTCAGCCTGGACAGGAAGTATATTATGGAGGATATCGAGAGCAAGTACAGAGAGTTCATCACCGAGACACTGCGCTGTCTCACTGAACTCAAGAGAGAGCTCT TAACAAGTCCGTTGACTCTGGACACTAACTCTGCCCATCCTCTCCTGAGCGTTTCGGACGACCTGCGGTCAGCCATGCGGGTCAAACAGCGCCTTCCATGTGCCACTCACCCTGACCGCTTTGACCACTGGGCTCAAGTCCTGACCGTCCAGACCTTCTCCTCAGGAACCCATTACTGGGAGCTGGAGGCAGAGGGCTTCTGGGACATTGCGGTGTCCTACCGGAGCATCGGGCGGAAAGGGAAGGAGGGCACTGCCTTTGGAAATAACAAG ATGTCTTGGAGCCTGACGCAGCAGCACGACAGGAAGCTGGCTGCCTGGCACAACCGCAGGAAGACCCGCCTTTCCAGCCGGATGTCAGGCAACCGTGTGGGTGTGGCCCTGGATTATGGCGTAGGCACAATCACCTTCTCAGAGGTGGGGCCTTCCAACACCCTGACCCACTTGCACACCTTCAGCACCTCCTTCAACCAGCCTGTGTGCCTAGGTTTTGGCCTCTACAAGGCTGAGCTCCACAGCAGAATCTCTATAGTGAGGGTGTGA
- the trim110 gene encoding E3 ubiquitin/ISG15 ligase TRIM25 isoform X2, whose amino-acid sequence MASLEEELTCSVCRDVFSQAQPLPCGHSFCPACVRDAWGHGEAGVRGRFTCAQCQEEQGVVACDCCPPVGDGDQSGNAAAVKTCLRCEVSLCAEHLKPHLERPAFKTHLLVEPLGDLSHRRCPAHEEMFRYYCADERVYVCADCLLEGGHAQHRVKGLRKVEEDLKVILQSLLQKADEKLNKGEQILQEHRNTDRTITDLSAADDSQVERMGIALQLQVERLVLALRESTRKERQQAVERLQNNCSRVREDLSQTQDIHHYLGSLLEETDPFLLIWAFQSDDSRLLADLNCPQFTPDSLSLDRKYIMEDIESKYREFITETLRCLTELKRELLTSPLTLDTNSAHPLLSVSDDLRSAMRVKQRLPCATHPDRFDHWAQVLTVQTFSSGTHYWELEAEGFWDIAVSYRSIGRKGKEGTAFGNNKMSWSLTQQHDRKLAAWHNRRKTRLSSRMSGNRVGVALDYGVGTITFSEVGPSNTLTHLHTFSTSFNQPVCLGFGLYKAELHSRISIVRV is encoded by the exons ATGGCGTCCCTGGAGGAGGAGTTGACCTGTTCAGTGTGCCGCGACGTCTTCAGCCAGGCCCAGCCCTTGCCGTGCGGCCACAGCTTCTGCCCAGCATGTGTGCGAGACGCCTGGGGCCACGGGGAGGCGGGGGTCAGGGGTCGCTTCACCTGCGCACAATGTCAGGAGGAACAGGGGGTTGTGGCGTGTGACTGCTGCCCCCCTGTGGGGGACGGGGACCAATCTGGGAACGCTGCAGCGGTGAAGACCTGTCTGCGCTGTGAGGTGTCTCTGTGTGCCGAGCACCTGAAGCCCCACCTGGAGCGGCCTGCCTTCAAGACACACCTGCTAGTGGAACCTCTGGGAGACCTGTCCCACCGCAGGTGTCCTGCCCATGAGGAGATGTTCCGCTACTACTGTGCAGACGAGCGGGTGTACGTGTGTGCTGACTGTTTATTGGAGGGTGGCCACGCACAGCACCGGGTTAAAGGACTGAGGAAGGTGGAGGAGGACCTGAAG GTCATCCTCCAGAGCCTTCTCCAGAAAGCAGATGAGAAGCTGAATAAAGGTGAACAGATCCTCCAAGAGCACCGGAACACTGACCGCACTATAACA GACTTGTCTGCAGCAGATGACTCCCAGGTGGAGCGTATGGGTATAGCCCTGCAGCTGCAGGTGGAGAGGCTGGTGCTGGCCCTGAGGGAGAGCACCAGGAAGGAGAGGCAGCAGGCCGTGGAGCGCCTCCAGAACAACTGCAGCAGGGTTAGAGAGGACCTGAGCCAGACCCAGGACATCCACCACTACCTGGGCTCCTTGCTGGAGGAGACAGACCCCTTCCTGCTCATCTGG GCATTTCAATCTGATGACTCAAG GCTGCTTGCAGACCTTAACTGTCCCCAGTTCACCCCTGACTCCCTCAGCCTGGACAGGAAGTATATTATGGAGGATATCGAGAGCAAGTACAGAGAGTTCATCACCGAGACACTGCGCTGTCTCACTGAACTCAAGAGAGAGCTCT TAACAAGTCCGTTGACTCTGGACACTAACTCTGCCCATCCTCTCCTGAGCGTTTCGGACGACCTGCGGTCAGCCATGCGGGTCAAACAGCGCCTTCCATGTGCCACTCACCCTGACCGCTTTGACCACTGGGCTCAAGTCCTGACCGTCCAGACCTTCTCCTCAGGAACCCATTACTGGGAGCTGGAGGCAGAGGGCTTCTGGGACATTGCGGTGTCCTACCGGAGCATCGGGCGGAAAGGGAAGGAGGGCACTGCCTTTGGAAATAACAAG ATGTCTTGGAGCCTGACGCAGCAGCACGACAGGAAGCTGGCTGCCTGGCACAACCGCAGGAAGACCCGCCTTTCCAGCCGGATGTCAGGCAACCGTGTGGGTGTGGCCCTGGATTATGGCGTAGGCACAATCACCTTCTCAGAGGTGGGGCCTTCCAACACCCTGACCCACTTGCACACCTTCAGCACCTCCTTCAACCAGCCTGTGTGCCTAGGTTTTGGCCTCTACAAGGCTGAGCTCCACAGCAGAATCTCTATAGTGAGGGTGTGA